The following coding sequences lie in one Cloeon dipterum chromosome 1, ieCloDipt1.1, whole genome shotgun sequence genomic window:
- the SecS gene encoding O-phosphoseryl-tRNA(Sec) selenium transferase gives MNSYSFSLAERLIPATYLQQAASAKKSRENLIRQLIEQRKWPEDGWDDATIEYFLSELAQMDSNNFPGHCGIGEREARIASSLVARRHYRLAHGIGRSGDLGEVQPKAAGSSLMNKLTNALVLDVIRFTGVKTSAGCFVVPMATGMSLVLCMLALKQEREQAKYVLWSRIDQKACFKCIITAGLTPVVIEPTLVGDELRTDVAALETQMQQLGPANIVCVLSTTSCFAPRAPDSLEQVAVLCSRNNIPHIVNNAYGLQSARCMHLIQEASRKGRVDAFVQSTDKNLLVPVGGAIIAGFDKGFVERISKMYPGRASSSPALDVFITLLSLGVKGFKDLVTQRKEMYTLLKEELGKVAQKHGERLLETKSNPISIAMTLSCLSGGDPKSISMLGSMLFLRCVSGSRVITGVDVKDVSGHKFEGWGSHHSSYPVPYLTAAAAIGMRRQDVELFVHRLDKALGKLKGRTSASTPTSVEELLSSSGRRGATSRSTNSSVVNGDAEASGSSAGTSLASSKDSLRK, from the exons ATGAATAGCTATAGCTTTTCACTGGCAGAAAGACTGATTCCTGCCACTTACCTCCAGCAAGCTGCTTCTGCCAAAAAGTCCAGAGAAAATCTCATCAGGCAGCTAATTGAACAG CGAAAATGGCCCGAGGATGGTTGGGACGATGCGACCATCGAGTACTTCCTCTCCGAACTGGCCCAGATGGACAGCAACAACTTCCCCGGACACTGCGGCATTGGCGAGCGGGAAGCACGGATCGCGTCTTCCCTGGTTGCCCGCAGGCATTACAGACTGGCCCACGGAATTGGCCGCTCCGGTGACCTAGGCGAGGTCCAGCCCAAGGCGGCAGGCTCAAGTCTCATGAACAAGCTCACCAACGCCTTGGTTTTGGATGTAATTAGGTTTACAG gtGTCAAAACGTCTGCCGGTTGTTTTGTCGTACCAATGGCCACGGGAATGAGCCTCGTGTTGTGTATGTTAGCTTTAAAACAGGAGAGAGAACAAGCCAAATACGTTTTGTGGTCTCGAATCGACCAGAAAGCGTGCTTTAAGTGCATCATCACAGCTG GGCTGACACCTGTTGTAATTGAACCAACGCTAGTGGGAGACGAACTGAGAACAGATGTAGCAGCTTTAGAAACGCAAATGCAGCAACTCGGACCAGCCAACATTGTCTGCGTGTTGTCCACGACCAGTTGCTTCGCACCGCGGGCGCCCGACTCGCTAGAGCAGGTGGCAGTTCTGTGCTCCCGCAACAACATTCCCCACATTGTGAATAATGCCTACGGGCTCCAGAGTGCCAGATGCATGCATCTCATTCAAGAAGCATCAAG GAAAGGTCGAGTGGATGCGTTTGTACAAAGCACAGACAAGAACCTGTTAGTGCCCGTTGGCGGGGCTATAATCGCTGGCTTTGACAAAGGATTTGTCGAAAGGATTTCCAAAATGTATCCAG GCCGGGCTTCATCCAGTCCAGCGCTGGACGTTTTTATTACCTTGTTATCCCTGGGAGTAAAAGGATTCAAAGACTTGGTCACACAACGCAAAGAAATGTACACTTTGCTGAAAGAGGAGCTGGGAAAAGTAGCTCAGAAACACGGAGAACGGCTTCTAGAAACCAAGAGCAATCCTATCTCAATTG CTATGACTCTGAGTTGTCTTTCGGGCGGTGATCCGAAGAGCATTTCCATGCTGGGCTCCATGCTGTTTTTACGATGCGTGTCTGGTTCTAGAGTGATTACGGGTGTAGATGTGAAAGACGTTTCCGGACACAAATTTGAAG GCTGGGGCTCGCACCACTCTTCTTACCCTGTCCCATACTTGACAGCTGCTGCAGCTATTGGTATGAGGAGACAAGATGTCGAACTATTCGTCCACAGACTTGACAAAGCACTAGGAAAATTGAAAG GTCGAACATCTGCATCTACTCCAACGTCAGTGGAAGAGTTGCTGTCCTCTTCCGGCAGACGGGGCGCCACCAGTCGGTCGACAAATTCATCGGTTGTGAATGGCGATGCTGAGGCGAGTGGCTCCAGTGCTGGCACCTCACTTGCCTCCAGCAAAGACAGTTTGAGGAAGTAG